The DNA region AGACAGATCAAAGGCAACCCGAAATTTTGCAAGGATGTAATGCTTTTGAGGCTGAATTGTAGGAGAGCCAAGAAGGGTTGCAAGTTGCAATTGGCTTGGAAACTTGGTTACTGAAAGCTTAAAGTTGATAATGGTTAGTGCTCTAAAAAGCAGTGTACATCATGAATGTGCGGATAACCTTTCAACAAGGAGAATTATTTTGTCTTGGGTTTGGAAAGATACAAAGCAGAAACTCATCTACAGTAGCCATGCACAAGATAGAAATAGCTAATCAACATAACTAAAGAGTCTCGTTAAATCAAGAGCTTATTCAGAATGTTTGGGATGTTCCCCTTACAAGAGTTAGTTATCTGTTGATTTGATATGGACAAATTCATTGTCTACGTAGCAAGTGATTTCTTGCTTGTGTCAATCGCGTGATTGGTTCTGTTCAAATAATGACGATGTTCCACTTATGAATACATGTATCATACAACATgaatatacataaataattaccaATACTAACTTTATGTGCTTAGTCAGATTTTACTGTTCATCTCCTCCTTTTGTTCTAGAGCTCCACCAGCAAGCATATACTCTCTGCCATGAAGTTATTGCCACAACATCAGCATTTCATTCGTTGAGAAAATAACAAAGCAAAAATGTGAAATAAACATGAAAGGGGAAACAACTGCATCATAATAGGTGCCAgcatttacttaaaaaaaacatttaataggaAGCCTCAACTAAATACAAGAATATGTCTAGTTTTACCATCAAATTTTATGCTCTTCCACCAACCCTGACAATTGATTTTCATACCAACGATGAATTATAAATTGTTGACTAATAATCTTTGCCTCATCCCAATAAAGTTAATGATACTCTAATTGAGTTGcagtttatttaaaaatcataaacaacatGCATATACCTGAGTCTTCCACAAAGGCGCACCAAAGCATCTGATCCAGTTCTATATGCAATATCCTCAACCTTAGCAGCGTTAGATAAAGTCATACTGTCTGCAAGTACAAACTCACATAACTCCTTTAACGAACAAGCGTCAGTCAACACAGCTGAATGGCCACCACCAGCAGCTAGTTTCCTAACCTCCCCAACACACCTGTGATTTAGAAACTTTAACATAAAAGCCTATGTGATCAAGAAGAAGTCTCTTTAAGTTACTAATACATACCAGTCAACTGGTGATGGATACCAAGCATATGTACATTTCTCATTGGCTGCCTGACCATAATTATTGTAACCCCATCCATGAATTCGACCATCACTCATAGAGATAAGAGTGTGAGAATGCCCACATGCAACAAGTTGCACACCTTTAGGAACAACTAAAACTGGAATGTTTCGGAAAAATGTCTGAGAGTCATTAGCAACACAAGAGAATAATCCAGTTTGGGGGCCAAGCCCTAGCTGCCCAGACTGACCACCACCCCAGGTATAAAGTGCTCCTCCCTGAGTTAAAGCACATGTGTGTACACCACCACACGCCACATCCTTTATGAAAATACCATCAAGGGTAACCACCCGCCTTGGCAGTAACTCTTTATCCCCATACTGGAGTGAAGAATGCCCAAGCTGGCCCATATTTCCTAGCCCCCATGTGTAGCTGCCAGATTCAAGGACAAATATAACAAGTGACAAAGTATTATCAGAagtagttaaatttattaactaattATTGATAATACTGCTTATGGATCCCTGATAATACATAAAACCAGAAGAAAATCTTTATAAGGTCTGGAAAGATACATGTAAGTATGAAGTACCCATAAATCGAATAAGCAAAAGGAACTAAACGGAGATTGAGATCTTCCGCGAAATGCGAATATACACATACACCAGGTAGAAGAGATGATAGGGGAAAGGAAGGCACCTAAAAGTTCTGAAAAAAATCATCAAGATAAAGTTTACTAATATAGAATTGGACtgcaaaagaatttttttaaatatttagaataGTACACATCTAGCTTTTAATACCTCCCCCCTACCTCCCAACCACAAGTACCCTCATTAAATCCTAGGTTCACTGTTGACATGCAAGATTGGAAGGAGCAAGATTAATGAAGAACCACCATAAAACAGTCAAATATCACAATAGTAAGTCCTAATAGCAGTACCATTAAGGGAGGCTTAAAAGTTACAATTTGACTGTGTTAAGCAAAGTAATGGTCCTTGCCAAGGTTATGATTTGGAGTAGAACACATGATACCACCTAAGAAAAGGTGTAGGAACTTGAGATCTCCGTCTCAAGGATAAAACGAAATATTAACTCCAGCCCCATAACATGTGAATACTCCTTCCATGAATATTACTAGCAATTGCTACTTCAGGGTGGGGGCCTCACTGTAAACACATTACTCctatttatgaattatgatgcATGCACATATGTTATACAGCAACAGCAAACAACAATGAAAGCCTTGTCCCACTAGGTCTTTAATGGAGTTATGCCTATTAAAAAACATAGCAAAAATCACGATTGCAAGTCAATAGAATGACAAACCTTGCCACACATTTTCAAACAGAACCTACATAAAACTAAGGACactcaaaatataatataacacgGTTGGCTTCAGGTATGTATTACTATAGTaaactaaagttttttttttttatgtataaccAAGCCAAGGGAATAGAAACTTGCATAATAGATGCAGCATTTCCATTGCATCTTGTCTCCTGAAGTGAGATTCCCTAATGTGTCATGCGGAAAACCACAATTCTCATgcttaaatttataactatcTCCATCTAGTAAGTCCTTCAAATCACTTACACCTCGCCCTTATCAGAAATGGCTGCTGTGTGGTACTCCCCGCATGACACTTTGGCAATCTTCACAAGTTCTGGGGCTTCATCAAGGAATTTAGCATAAGAACTTATAATATGAGCCCCCTGTAGTCCTTCACAAGTAACACCTCGGCCAAGTTGACCACATTCATTGTAGCCTGGTTTATGAAAACAGTGAGATAACCCTCATTAGTAGGTGGCGTGAAACCCACTTTGTAAGTGCTAAAGTTTACTTCCCTAGATTAAATGCTGTGTAAATTTATAAATCTTCATCCATGTCAATCAATAAAGGCAATCATTgacataaaatttacaaatcatatataaatgatataatagAAAGAAAACTGCAAATAAAGATTGAAATTACTGAGTTACCCCAAGCTTGTAGTAGGCCTTCATCAGACAAAGCAACCACATGGACAGCTCCACAAGACACTTCACGAATAATCTGCAAGTGTAATCATATAAAAGATGGGAACATAGGAAGTAAGACAAAACAGACAGCAAATTGTAAAAGAATCCTATtccatcatttaaaaattgtatccccataaaaaaggaagagaaactataaattttactttgcatttaagaaaatgaaattaaactcTAGAAGAATGGATTCACTCATATATCACAATTCGCAGCAAGGCTACAAAGAAATTAGGCAAAAGGAAATGTTACGAAATAATTACATTCACAGAAGCAATTGCATTGACCAAAGGAATAGATTTTGTTCATAGTGAAAAGACATTGAGCATATACACTAAGTTTAGAAGAAAGATATAAACTATATAACAgatgttcaaaaagaaaaacctaAAATCATAGTTAGGCATGGCAATAAATCGTGAGTAACAAATATGCAAGAGAAAAAGTATCTAGTATGCATCCAATCAACAGTCAGATGTGATGGCATGGTTGCctctcaggaaaaaaaaaggcaaatgaGAAAATGGAGCTTGGAAAGAGTTCATTCTAAGTATACTTTTCCTTcgtctttttcactcctctccATCTTGTCATGGACAAATAGAAGTAGGTACTTAGGTCTATTTACATCTAAATaagacaaataataataaaataaaaacaatcaaataaatGACACGTCATTTGTTCAAGTCATGATGAATATACATGCAAATATGTGAGTACGTGCTTAAACAAATATACTTACTGTATTAGGTTTGAAGGCCCCCCAGAACAACCTTGGAAGATTCGATCCCTGGAATACAAACATAtgtttaagaagaaaaagatgaagagagTTTTTACATATTAAGAACATTGTATTAACCCTTTAAAAGGTAATACCTGATTTTGCCCCCACACCCAGAGCCTTCTCGTGGAGATGGAACCATCATTTTCACGAGGTTCAGCAATGCAAGCAGAGCAATGTGCTCCACAGGATACAGATTTTACAAACTCTGACTCTAATTGCTTTACTTTTTCTGGATGTTTCCTTCGCTCTTCAGTTCCATCACCCAATTGACCAAAGTCATTAGCCCCTAACATATGGGATATGTGCATAAGTCTTAGACACTTagcacttttatttttcctaaatcCTAAGCACGTGTAATATACGCcattaataataacaaacaaacaACTAGAATTGTATACCTCTATAGTACAAATAATGCactacaaatttatttattgagtaTCCCTGAGTGCCTAAAATAAAACAGTCCTTGAATGAATGAACAATGAGTAAAACACAAAAGAGAGTAAAAAGTCCAAACCCCAAGTGAAGAGTGAGCCATCAGAGGCTATCGCAGCCGTGTGCTCGCGACCACAGGCAACATCCAACCAACATGCATTGGTGCCAGCCGGACATCCAAACAGCTCAGGAGGAAGCTGTTTGGGAATCCTCAACTGATCCTCTTTCCCCTTTCTACCTGTCTGCCCTGATTGATTGTACCCCCACACATAAATGGCACTCTTCCTTGGAACACTCACGGGCCGAATAGTCCCAAAAATTGCATCAATATCCATACTTTGTTCACCTTTAACATACAAAAACCAATAAAGTGCAATTTGTAACAAACAACAAATACATGGAAACAAAGGGCAGTCATTAATCAACCCCCCACCCCGAATAACATTTTTAAACCAACGAACTCACTTTGATTCTACTTTCTATATCATTATCATAGTTTCTATAAAATTGGGGGCGAAATAGCAGCAAATagaactctctctctctctctctctctccttttgaAAAATCGTAATTAGGATAAGAATATGAAATTAACTAAAAAGGGGAATGATTGAAACGAAGAAAGCTGAAATTAGGGAAATGgcgtgagaaggaaaagggagAGGATAGGGTTGGAAATCAATTGCAATTGTAAGGATAATTGAATGAGAGAGAGATACCTGAAAAGGAATGGGTGGACTGGAAAAtgagaaggaaagaaagaatgaagaatggtTAACGCACGCTCGCAAATGAAGAAGAACGGTAGACTCAGAGGCAGTGGCGGGTACCAAACGCTTTACggttattctttcttttttaggaGACTTTCTCAGTTATTCAACACCCAAATGAAAAaatgaagttaaaaataattacataaaatctataataaaaataaaaattgcatgcATATGAAgatcaaataatattatcaagtgTGTAAATCAATTGTGATTTTGagtttgaatatatttaattacattaaatatttaaataaaattttgcctCTTAAAATAATCTTGtttgatttgaataaaattatttttttagagaatatTTTTGGACTActataaaaacaaatcaaataatatatatataaatgaaaaagattCTAGAGATTCTAGTGAATAAAAGTAGaaaatctttaataaaaaaatcgtttatatttatttaagtacAAGTTTTTTCCCATTCAACCACGTGCAATGCAAGAATCTGACTGACTTAGCGTTATTTTATGATAGAGTATTTTGCTTGCTTATAAAGCAAGATTTCTTCTATTAATGAACTTAATATTCTTTATTTGACTTGTTAGGTTTCTTAGTCTCTAGTTAATTAATCACTCGAacagttttaaaatgttatattttctgCCCAATATATAGAAGTATGATTCTAGTATATGCTccttttttttgtgtaaaaaaataaagcatttgttcctttttattttgtgatagtAGTTGTGGTGCTAAGTACTAACCCCTCTTTATCTATGCGCTCCCACACCCACTGACCCACCTTCAATAATGAATGCACAAAACTGTCCTAATTCAccatttgattttgaaatgtgtGCCCAATGGTATATGCTGCAACAtgttttcatcttttcttttcaccaaACGGGGAATTGCGTAAACGAAACAAAAACAGGACAAGCTTAGCTATTAAGATTGGAGAGAAGTAGACTGAATATGTTTTTGGGAAGTTGCAAGTGTCACGAATTGGAACAATGTTTCTCAAATGTTTTGGAGACACAAATTCATGTCGGAGACAGTATCCAACAGTAATAGAAGAGCTGTGCCGTCATTTTTTCTCTGCCCGATCTTAGGAAGTCAACCACCAACTTCGATCTACGGAGGAGGAGAATTTACTATAGTATATAAAGGTTGTCTCCAACATAACGGTTCTTCTGATAATATGGACCATTCTTTTGAATCACAACATGCAGCCAAAACTCGCAGGTTTCAGCCATAGCGTTCATGGAGCACGTTTTATGTCAAAGCCAAAACCAGTTAGAGTTAGATGCTTTTGGAGGTAATTTTTTAGTTTGAGGTTACTGCATTGAATTTTTGTCtattaaactaaattaatatattaataattaatatttattgataaaaaaataatagttattgCAGCTTAGAcgtattttttatgtaatctGGTGGGCTAAAATCAAGAATTTTAGCTTTTTGTGTCAGTGTGTActacattttaaaatgtttaacactTTTACTCAATGATTATAATATTAGGAAGTAAAAAGATTTAGAATTATTTAAATAGCATGGGAAAGATGAGATATTATTTGTGGTTGTGTCTGAAGTCTGAACAAACAACCTGAAACGACGATTTTCCTACAcgtttagaaaacaaaataagacagaacattttttttttggttattaacaaatttgaataaaataaatattaataaacaaaaacaaaagatgcTAGTTTGTTATTCCTGTTCTAATCTCTGACTCTAATTGCAATTCCTGTGGTGAGCCGCGGCAAAGCTTTTGAGTTTAGAGCCTCTCCTCTCTGTTTATCCTTCCAGGTATTCTTACTTGGTCCCACTGCAAATTGGTTGGTTCTTAACTATGCTCACCTTTCCTcttgattttggctcaaagtttgcttttttgttttctcttttcaaacttgatcttttttttaaaaaaataattgtgttttGAATTGTTGTTGGATTGTTTCTGAACAACTTGATCACGGGATTCATTTGGGGCAAAAGTTTCCGATATTTCCCAGCATCTTCTTTCCTGTTGCAAATTAATAACTTGTTCAACAAAGATTGAGATTTTAGGGGGAAAAGTTAGATGCTAGGTGCTTACAATACTTTAGGTATTTGTATTGATGTTCTCCGATTAGAATTGAAGTTTTATTTCAGTAATATATATTGATCTATGCAAAATTTCACTGTGAATTATCAAGATGCAATTCTAATCAGATTGAGGAACAGTACTAAAAGCAATTAAGAAATTGAATCTTTGTTTTGTCTCAGATTCTGTTGTCTTGGTATTTTACACAatcaaattagaagaaaaatgacTTTGGAAAGATCTCAGATATATTAGTTCAGCCATAAGTTATGAACAAGAGTGTACCTGTATGAAATTTGGGATCATagttgaaaaggaaaaatagaactgTCTGGGGACATAAGGAGAACATACGACTGATGAGTTTTTTTTACCCTTAAAAATAAATGGTAATAGGTTAAgagcattcttcctccttctcaTAGCTATCATACAttatgttaacttttttttagcaaaaaagGAACAAGGGCCTGAGGAGGTAGAGGCTGACATCCCTGGCAAACCCGACCCTTACTTCCCAAAGGATCCGGCTCAAATaggaaaaaatatgttttaagtctATATACTTCCATGAAATCTTATTTTAGTCCTTAGAGTTTCATATCATCTAATTTCTTCAttgtattttacaaaaaaaatatttttagtaccACTTCACATACGGTGTTGACTTCATTTTCTACTTGACAAATAGGCTATGTTATCTACATATCATGATAATTCATGGaaatagtgataaaaaaaaataatatgagaagaagacacaaaaacaaatttacaataacttttGAAGAATGCCAATGaaaacaaagacaaaaataaaactctTAAAACTTACATTGGATGTGTTTGGGGGAGACATACTAATAacttctcttaaaaaataattttctatgtcattttgatcatattttttaaaaaagaaatacactATGTTTGTCACATCAAACCAAAGTCAACATTGTTTGTGAGAATCCTATgagaaagaattaaaataatttttttgtaaaatacaatagaataatataaaattttgaaaactaaaaacaagATTTCAAGAAAGGataacaactaaaaatatatttttccactcaaatatatatatatatatatatatatatatatatatatatatatatatgttgtaaaGATATTGCAGATACAGCAGGATCATGAGGGGGACTTCTGAAAAGAAACTTGTGAGAATTGATGTTAGTGCTGATACTGTATGCCCATGGTGCTTTGTAGTTTGAACATAAGGGCATTGTTGATGTTGGCAAAAATAATATAGACAAGGCCATAGCTGCTTCCAGGGATAAATGCAATTTTGAGGTCTAAATCCAATACTCTCCTCTTCTCTctgtttttttgtgtgtatcatGGGACAAAATATGTTGGACATTCCtgtgttaatattattaattttaaaaataatttcattattaaaagctttaaataatagtaaatttttataaagaactaagtgaaaaaaaagcaagaaacaaataatatattataacattttaatatataattataataatgtatactattttattatatataataataataataataatttcttagacaattttcatatatattattttacagtatataatattacaaatatttttagttattttgtgaaATATATGCTTTAATGtacatgattttaaaaaaaaaaaaaattaagcatactcaaatatgatttaatttactattaatatgaaaattattatttaaaatagtatcaaaattatataattagggTCTATGCATTTAAATGACTATGGGTgaacttaattgaaaattatatttcataaataagttaacttagagatcatgtttatttatttattttacataaaattcaATCTTAAAACTCATTCATGCATATAAAATGGTTTCCTATTAATCTTGTTTAATATGATTCCATAATATTTTAATACGTGTAATcgttaaattttattgatattcaTTGTGTAACTTCAATctgatattaaaataatctaaaagatgattaaattttttttatcattgaacaaaaagttattttagaaaacataatttaaaattgaaaaatattgttaattttatcataccataaattttgtaacatatatttttacatatagctatttttatataaaagtgaagccaataatatttattatttaattattacatttatagtttttttaaaattattttataaaataaattttacaataaaaataatgtaaaaattcttatatttatattaactatTAGCCTTCTatcattaattttcatttatctCATTAGttctaatttaaataattaatattgaatataactattaataattttatttttaattatatatatatatatatatctaatttttatattttttattttcatattatattatattattttataactttaaagccatgaatttaatttattattttttcagaaatatattttaaagtagttaattataaaaataaataaatttgtatataaataataatattaaattagtgtaaacttttaaatttattttattcaataatttttctttcatattaattaaatatgtaaaattaaatattacaaataatttaaattattattaatattaaaaattattaattttattaaaatatatcaacgACTGATCAATAAACTAATACAATAACTCAAAacataaaatgtttttctttctctaaatcacaaattttagtGACATAAGagcataatatttaaaaagttcagtttttatatattataaatagatttgcttaataaaaaaaaagtgaatacaTACAACGTAGTCATGTTGTAGAACTTAATAATTGAAATCTGAAGGAAGCTACTCGGAAGTTATCTATGCCCACCTCAACTCCCATATTGAATGCACAAAAGCTGTCCCaattgaccatttgaatttgatatgTGCCCAATTGATGCACGGAAGCAATCTGGTGGAAGAAAAGGAGTAGAGgtgatttttttggtaaattacAGGTAATCAAGGAGTGGAGCAATGTTTCTGAAATGTTTTGGCTGCACAAGTTCATCT from Glycine soja cultivar W05 chromosome 8, ASM419377v2, whole genome shotgun sequence includes:
- the LOC114422747 gene encoding probable E3 ubiquitin-protein ligase HERC4 isoform X2, producing MDIDAIFGTIRPVSVPRKSAIYVWGYNQSGQTGRKGKEDQLRIPKQLPPELFGCPAGTNACWLDVACGREHTAAIASDGSLFTWGANDFGQLGDGTEERRKHPEKVKQLESEFVKSVSCGAHCSACIAEPRENDGSISTRRLWVWGQNQGSNLPRLFWGAFKPNTIIREVSCGAVHVVALSDEGLLQAWGYNECGQLGRGVTCEGLQGAHIISSYAKFLDEAPELVKIAKVSCGEYHTAAISDKGEVYTWGLGNMGQLGHSSLQYGDKELLPRRVVTLDGIFIKDVACGGVHTCALTQGGALYTWGGGQSGQLGLGPQTGLFSCVANDSQTFFRNIPVLVVPKGVQLVACGHSHTLISMSDGRIHGWGYNNYGQAANEKCTYAWYPSPVDWKLAAGGGHSAVLTDACSLKELCEFVLADSMTLSNAAKVEDIAYRTGSDALVRLCGRLREYMLAGGALEQKEEMNSKI
- the LOC114422747 gene encoding ultraviolet-B receptor UVR8-like isoform X1, whose amino-acid sequence is MDIDAIFGTIRPVSVPRKSAIYVWGYNQSGQTGRKGKEDQLRIPKQLPPELFGCPAGTNACWLDVACGREHTAAIASDGSLFTWGANDFGQLGDGTEERRKHPEKVKQLESEFVKSVSCGAHCSACIAEPRENDGSISTRRLWVWGQNQGSNLPRLFWGAFKPNTIIREVSCGAVHVVALSDEGLLQAWGYNECGQLGRGVTCEGLQGAHIISSYAKFLDEAPELVKIAKVSCGEYHTAAISDKGEVYTWGLGNMGQLGHSSLQYGDKELLPRRVVTLDGIFIKDVACGGVHTCALTQGGALYTWGGGQSGQLGLGPQTGLFSCVANDSQTFFRNIPVLVVPKGVQLVACGHSHTLISMSDGRIHGWGYNNYGQAANEKCTYAWYPSPVDWCVGEVRKLAAGGGHSAVLTDACSLKELCEFVLADSMTLSNAAKVEDIAYRTGSDALVRLCGRLREYMLAGGALEQKEEMNSKI